In Xiphophorus maculatus strain JP 163 A chromosome 18, X_maculatus-5.0-male, whole genome shotgun sequence, a single genomic region encodes these proteins:
- the aamdc gene encoding mth938 domain-containing protein, with amino-acid sequence MTSPEIATLSWGLMKVKGCSSSYKDCKVWPGGSRAWDWRETGTDHYPGVQPADLEEVMKKGIELLVIGRGMSEALQVPSSTVDFVKQQGIEVRVLQTQKAVAEYNKLAVQGAKVGGVFHSTC; translated from the exons ATGACCTCTCCAGAAATTGCCACCCTGTCCTGGGGCCTGATGAAGGTGAAGGGATGCTCCTCCAGCTACAAGGACTGTAAGGTCTGGCCCGGAGGCAGCCGGGCCTGGGACTGGAGGGAGACTGGGACTGAT CATTACCCAGGAGTGCAACCTGCTGACCTGGAGGAGGTGATGAAGAAGGGAATAGAGCTGCTGGTCATTGGGAGAGGAATGAGTGAAGCTCTACAG GTTCCTTCTTCGACTGTGGATTTCGTGAAGCAGCAAGGCATTGAAGTCCGAGTCCTTCAGACTCAGAAGGCCGTCGCTGAATACAACAAGCTGGCCGTTCAGGGAGCCAAAGTGGGCGGCGTTTTCCACTCAACCTGCTGA